One genomic region from Deltaproteobacteria bacterium encodes:
- a CDS encoding HAD family hydrolase codes for MKKYRAVLFDLFGTVALFDSSKLPVFEWNGQTSRSTMGRLRVVFEEKSPKTPFAHFCSALAEVSKTLGEERTRSMREFSSVHRFAQTLLRLGFAESPATARLAEDLALAHMQMLASVTVVPTAHLEFLAQVRQRYAVALVSNFDHGPTARRILQAGGVTDYFQHILVSDEHGWRKPHPQIFTDALALLGVSPTEALFVGDSLHDDIAGAKTVGMDVAWVNAQAAALPDQTAMPEYTIKAIPELSRLLF; via the coding sequence ATGAAAAAATACCGCGCAGTTCTTTTCGATCTGTTTGGGACGGTCGCTCTCTTCGATAGTAGCAAATTGCCTGTCTTCGAATGGAACGGGCAAACGTCCCGCTCCACCATGGGGCGGTTACGGGTCGTGTTCGAGGAGAAATCTCCCAAGACGCCGTTCGCTCACTTTTGTTCGGCGCTAGCCGAAGTGAGTAAGACTTTGGGAGAAGAGAGGACGCGCAGCATGCGAGAATTCTCCTCGGTGCATCGGTTTGCGCAGACGTTGCTCCGTCTCGGTTTTGCCGAGTCGCCGGCCACGGCTCGTCTTGCCGAAGACCTGGCGCTCGCTCACATGCAGATGCTGGCTAGTGTCACCGTAGTGCCGACCGCGCACCTGGAATTTTTAGCGCAGGTGCGCCAACGCTATGCCGTCGCTTTGGTCTCGAACTTCGATCACGGACCGACCGCGCGCCGGATCTTGCAAGCCGGTGGAGTGACTGACTATTTTCAGCACATCCTGGTATCCGACGAACATGGATGGCGGAAACCGCATCCGCAGATTTTTACCGACGCGTTGGCTTTACTCGGAGTGAGTCCGACTGAGGCGCTCTTTGTGGGAGATTCTCTGCACGACGATATAGCGGGCGCGAAAACGGTCGGAATGGACGTGGCGTGGGTGAATGCTCAAGCGGCAGCTCTTCCCGATCAAACGGCCATGCCGGAGTACACCATCAAGGCTATTCCAGAACTGAGCCGCCTTCTGTTTTGA